From one Halothece sp. PCC 7418 genomic stretch:
- a CDS encoding O-methyltransferase encodes MTITNDKPSQKTARPVTPLGILVQQLEQIVEQGKEEGISSQLQSAIESAYELGAGLDPYLEQITTQESEALANLDRKTREEDWSQSFSDGETVRRLEQEMLSGHIEGQTLKMFVHMTGAKRILEVGMFTGYSALAMAEALPENGRVVALEVDPYTAQLGRNCFDVSPHGQKIEIMVDSAINSMKKLAADGQTFQLAFLDADKTEYKDYYRLLLDEGLLEDGGYIFVDNSLLQGQAYLPPEKRTLNGDAIAQFNQMVADDPRVEQVLLPLRDGLTMIRKL; translated from the coding sequence ATGACGATCACTAACGATAAACCCAGTCAAAAAACCGCAAGACCTGTAACTCCCTTGGGGATTTTAGTTCAGCAGTTAGAACAGATTGTGGAACAAGGAAAAGAAGAAGGGATTTCTTCTCAGTTACAAAGCGCGATCGAAAGTGCTTATGAACTGGGTGCTGGACTTGACCCCTATCTGGAACAAATCACGACCCAAGAATCAGAAGCCTTAGCTAACTTAGATCGCAAAACCCGTGAAGAAGACTGGAGTCAATCGTTTTCTGATGGGGAAACGGTACGCCGTTTAGAACAAGAAATGCTGTCAGGTCATATTGAAGGACAAACCCTGAAAATGTTTGTTCACATGACAGGCGCAAAACGGATTTTAGAAGTGGGGATGTTTACGGGCTATTCTGCATTAGCTATGGCGGAAGCCCTTCCTGAAAACGGTCGTGTGGTTGCTTTAGAGGTCGATCCTTACACCGCGCAATTGGGTCGCAACTGCTTTGATGTTTCTCCTCACGGTCAAAAAATCGAAATTATGGTCGATTCCGCGATTAACAGCATGAAGAAGTTAGCTGCGGATGGTCAGACGTTCCAACTGGCGTTTCTGGATGCAGATAAGACCGAATATAAAGATTACTATCGCCTCCTGCTAGATGAAGGGTTACTAGAAGACGGTGGCTATATTTTTGTCGATAATAGCTTGTTACAAGGACAGGCGTATCTCCCGCCAGAAAAACGAACTCTAAATGGTGACGCGATCGCGCAATTTAATCAAATGGTCGCCGATGATCCTCGTGTGGAACAAGTTTTGCTTCCCCTCCGTGATGGCTTAACTATGATTAGAAAACTGTAA
- a CDS encoding MFS transporter gives MTNDQPLPLSTRIAYGMGDFGASMSLNVLIIFFFFFLTTAASVPPNIAGTILLISKGCNAVATLFVGPLSDNTRTRWGRRHTWMLGSAPIMAISFVLHWWIPPLTGWQLYGYYLIAAIFFQVSFACFLIPYSALLTDLSDDNQEHIRLNSWRFGFAMGASTFSLLLMEGLNFWSDQPQQQLPILGTVCAIALLVSIGWCSWQTEEEEKKAASRKINFGDIKKIAQNRPFWFLLGIYALSWMALLVAPTILPYFVVNNLRLPESDITLIALIMKLATFAAIFIWKPISAQLGKKATFWFGISLWVIGNCGLFYLQPEQPQWIYLIASLQGIGMAAAYLIPPSMVPEAIDWNELQTGQRREGVFNSIMLFANKMAQAVGLFLFGQILALAGFQESLPPLEQPESALVTIAITVILLPTIPLLASLLLIFFYPIDRETHEKTVFQLQQRRAIDNS, from the coding sequence ATGACAAATGACCAACCCTTACCTTTATCCACGCGCATCGCCTACGGAATGGGAGATTTCGGGGCTTCCATGTCTTTAAATGTCCTGATTATCTTCTTCTTCTTCTTTCTCACCACCGCAGCGAGTGTTCCCCCTAATATTGCAGGAACAATTTTGTTAATCAGTAAGGGCTGTAATGCGGTTGCAACGCTCTTTGTTGGCCCCTTGAGCGATAATACCCGCACTCGCTGGGGAAGGCGACACACATGGATGTTGGGCAGCGCACCAATTATGGCGATTAGCTTTGTATTGCATTGGTGGATTCCGCCACTAACGGGTTGGCAGTTGTATGGGTATTACCTGATTGCTGCAATTTTCTTTCAAGTGAGTTTTGCTTGCTTTCTCATCCCCTATAGTGCGCTACTGACTGATCTTAGTGACGATAACCAAGAGCACATCCGTCTCAACAGTTGGCGGTTTGGCTTTGCGATGGGTGCGAGTACCTTTTCACTTTTGTTGATGGAAGGCTTAAATTTTTGGAGTGATCAACCGCAACAGCAACTACCAATTTTAGGAACAGTGTGCGCGATCGCGCTTTTAGTCTCCATTGGCTGGTGTAGTTGGCAAACTGAGGAAGAAGAAAAGAAAGCAGCTAGCCGTAAGATAAACTTTGGGGACATCAAAAAAATTGCTCAAAATCGACCCTTTTGGTTTTTATTAGGCATTTACGCTTTATCCTGGATGGCGCTTTTAGTCGCCCCCACCATTTTGCCCTACTTTGTCGTCAATAACTTGCGTCTCCCCGAATCAGACATCACTTTGATTGCACTGATCATGAAACTCGCCACCTTCGCAGCGATTTTTATTTGGAAACCCATTAGCGCCCAACTGGGAAAAAAAGCCACGTTTTGGTTTGGAATTAGCCTTTGGGTGATTGGCAACTGTGGACTCTTTTATCTACAACCTGAACAACCCCAATGGATTTATCTCATTGCTAGTTTACAAGGGATTGGCATGGCAGCAGCCTATTTGATTCCCCCTTCCATGGTTCCCGAAGCGATTGATTGGAATGAGTTACAAACGGGACAACGGCGAGAAGGTGTGTTTAATAGCATTATGTTGTTTGCCAACAAAATGGCGCAAGCAGTGGGCTTATTCTTATTTGGTCAGATTCTAGCGTTGGCGGGGTTTCAAGAATCTCTCCCTCCTCTTGAACAACCAGAATCGGCATTAGTTACCATTGCCATTACAGTGATTTTATTACCCACCATTCCCTTACTAGCGAGTTTATTGCTGATCTTCTTCTATCCCATTGACCGTGAAACCCATGAAAAAACTGTCTTTCAACTGCAACAACGTCGAGCCATCGATAATTCCTAA
- a CDS encoding IS200/IS605 family accessory protein TnpB-related protein, which yields MLTKKPTKIIRTDKWTLNPTDEQRVLFSETVQVYRRLCQYLVGIVFTHWAELGRLSSNELVPAVERLIHATAKNPTPRYALVDRVFHKFPSYYRRVAIMFAAGQVSSYLTRYQEWQSGNRKRKDAKPPMLNANAGCYPALYRGQCYKLHGYEFVEIKVFTGTDWVWTTVQITGLRERHEVDSNKMLSPYLIFNESTCHLSVPFECHPPKRQGDGVVVAVDLGINTTATVAVVDNSGTVIHREFVHPGRDIDRRDKRLKSVSMRASKTMGKGGKLHKGFCSNTYRKCRNINQQIGHIVSKRIVQIAQTFNADAVVFENLKGWKARGGRKRSNLRQRFHGWLKAMIRDFTEMKWREVGGKVVDVIAAYTSKLAYDGSGEVKRDSKNYALAKFNSGKRYSADLNGAQNIGARGILKLTRRNDREERSSKRSGRSPRSWACLCDLWDTAVSTG from the coding sequence ATGCTAACAAAGAAACCGACTAAAATCATTCGCACCGACAAGTGGACGCTGAACCCAACCGATGAACAGCGAGTGCTGTTTTCTGAAACGGTTCAGGTCTATCGTCGTCTGTGTCAATATTTGGTCGGGATTGTCTTTACCCATTGGGCTGAACTGGGGAGGCTGTCCAGCAATGAATTAGTGCCTGCTGTCGAGCGACTAATTCACGCCACAGCAAAGAATCCAACGCCTCGGTATGCGCTGGTGGATAGGGTCTTTCACAAATTCCCTAGCTATTACCGCAGGGTGGCAATCATGTTTGCCGCCGGCCAAGTCAGCAGCTATCTGACTCGTTATCAGGAATGGCAAAGCGGCAACCGCAAACGTAAAGATGCCAAGCCACCCATGCTGAATGCGAATGCAGGCTGTTACCCAGCCCTGTACCGGGGGCAGTGCTACAAGCTGCATGGCTACGAATTTGTCGAAATCAAGGTTTTTACGGGAACTGATTGGGTCTGGACAACCGTTCAGATTACCGGACTCAGAGAACGTCATGAGGTTGATAGCAACAAGATGCTGTCGCCTTACCTGATTTTCAACGAGAGCACCTGTCACCTATCAGTTCCATTTGAGTGCCATCCTCCAAAGCGTCAGGGCGATGGCGTTGTTGTTGCTGTGGATTTGGGTATCAACACCACAGCGACGGTTGCAGTTGTGGACAACAGCGGTACTGTAATCCATCGTGAATTTGTTCACCCTGGAAGAGACATAGACCGCCGAGACAAACGACTGAAATCAGTGTCCATGAGAGCCAGTAAAACGATGGGCAAGGGCGGGAAACTCCACAAGGGATTCTGCTCCAATACCTATCGAAAGTGTCGCAATATCAACCAACAGATTGGTCACATCGTCTCAAAGCGCATCGTGCAGATTGCACAAACATTCAATGCAGATGCCGTTGTGTTTGAGAACCTGAAGGGGTGGAAAGCTAGGGGCGGACGGAAACGATCCAACCTCCGACAACGTTTCCACGGGTGGCTCAAGGCCATGATTCGAGACTTTACTGAGATGAAGTGGCGAGAGGTTGGCGGCAAAGTGGTGGATGTGATTGCGGCGTACACATCCAAGCTGGCTTATGACGGTTCTGGGGAAGTAAAGCGCGACTCCAAGAACTATGCACTGGCAAAATTTAACTCGGGCAAGCGCTATTCAGCAGACCTAAACGGAGCGCAGAATATCGGGGCAAGAGGCATCCTTAAGCTCACGCGCAGAAATGACCGTGAGGAGCGTTCCAGCAAACGTTCTGGACGTTCGCCTAGAAGCTGGGCTTGTCTGTGTGACCTGTGGGATACGGCAGTATCTACAGGTTAG
- the tnpA gene encoding IS200/IS605 family transposase, which translates to MTKLRSFAHTVALIKIHVVFVTKYRHPVIHGDIEDDIKNLAMNICQKNDCILEDAKADLGANDHIHLLIDLAPKVSVSRLCNTIKTVTSREIRKRYAEELKPYYWKPVFWKRGFSAISCGGAPLSVLKQYIENQG; encoded by the coding sequence GTGACAAAATTAAGAAGTTTCGCTCATACTGTTGCCCTGATTAAAATACACGTTGTTTTTGTAACTAAATATCGGCACCCAGTTATTCACGGTGACATAGAAGACGATATCAAAAATCTGGCGATGAACATCTGCCAGAAAAACGACTGTATTTTGGAGGACGCAAAGGCAGACTTGGGCGCAAACGACCATATACACCTGCTAATTGACTTGGCTCCTAAAGTGTCTGTGTCCCGCTTGTGCAACACAATTAAGACCGTGACCAGCAGGGAGATTAGGAAGCGGTATGCCGAAGAACTAAAGCCCTACTACTGGAAGCCCGTTTTTTGGAAGCGAGGATTTAGCGCGATTTCCTGTGGGGGTGCGCCACTATCGGTTCTAAAGCAGTACATAGAAAATCAGGGCTAG
- a CDS encoding Tab2/Atab2 family RNA-binding protein has translation METIWELDFYSRPIRDENNKKLWEVLICESPLQANTTEGELFRYSKFCSAQNVNSIFLQEALNEAMEKSGTTPKKIRFFRRQMNNMITKACEDLEITALPSRRTYALQKWLQERLDQVYPQQEGYDETAVTNASVQYPAENAVILPDAIRGDKGDKWAFVTLEAQAFQEMEDWDISFGEGFPLSLFELAPETKVPGLVIFSPRAMPFAGWMSGIELSQIQLQEGSLPRLVLQTGSSDCWILADITNPETLKEAQGFAAAKKDAKGVHFLAIQTDPSSESFAGFWLLA, from the coding sequence ATGGAAACGATTTGGGAACTTGATTTCTACTCTCGTCCAATTCGAGATGAAAATAATAAAAAGCTATGGGAAGTCTTAATCTGCGAAAGCCCTCTACAAGCGAACACAACCGAAGGGGAACTATTTCGCTATAGCAAGTTTTGTTCGGCGCAAAATGTGAACTCGATTTTCCTGCAAGAAGCCCTCAATGAGGCAATGGAAAAATCAGGGACGACCCCCAAAAAAATTCGCTTCTTTCGTCGTCAGATGAATAATATGATTACGAAAGCCTGTGAGGATTTAGAAATTACAGCCCTTCCCAGTCGGCGCACCTATGCTTTACAGAAGTGGCTGCAAGAGCGGTTAGACCAAGTGTATCCCCAACAAGAAGGCTATGATGAAACGGCGGTGACCAATGCTTCGGTGCAATATCCTGCGGAAAATGCCGTGATTCTTCCTGATGCGATTCGGGGGGATAAAGGGGATAAATGGGCTTTTGTGACACTGGAAGCGCAAGCCTTCCAAGAGATGGAAGACTGGGATATTAGTTTTGGCGAAGGTTTTCCTCTCTCTTTATTTGAGTTAGCCCCAGAAACAAAAGTTCCTGGGTTAGTGATTTTTTCACCCCGGGCGATGCCGTTTGCTGGTTGGATGTCGGGGATTGAACTGTCGCAGATTCAACTACAAGAGGGGAGTTTACCGCGTTTGGTGTTGCAGACAGGAAGTAGTGATTGCTGGATTTTGGCAGATATTACGAACCCAGAAACTCTGAAGGAAGCGCAAGGGTTTGCTGCTGCGAAGAAAGATGCAAAAGGGGTTCATTTCTTAGCGATTCAAACTGATCCCAGTTCAGAATCGTTTGCAGGATTTTGGTTACTCGCATGA
- a CDS encoding TldD/PmbA family protein has product MINPEEILETAQKAGAEEAEVYQMISHSHPVYFEANRLKQLETTESEGIALRVWREGAPGVTVAYGEVTPEALVERALALCPLNPPETIELSADHRQVYPTQGNLVSRDELVTIGNDAVAQVSALNSSVICSGELDCEQHTTRLINTRGTDCQYTDINLSAFFQVEWVRGEDFLGITDGVESADRLDLEAVQQRIAQGMRWARETVSPPQGRVPIIFTPKSAPLFWEMVIAALNGKRVWEGSSPWADRAGEQVISDQITLWQDPTRNPERCPFDDEGTPTQHLTLIEKGQLKTFYRDRAIGRLLGSNSTGNGFRPSLGRYPTPSLINLIVAPGNGTLETLISQLDQGLLIDQLLGGDTDLSGDFSANIELGYRVEKGQVTGRVKDTMVAGNIYTALNHLLALGEDSQINESYVTPSVMVDRLSVVS; this is encoded by the coding sequence ATGATCAACCCAGAAGAAATTTTAGAAACTGCACAGAAAGCAGGGGCAGAGGAAGCAGAGGTCTATCAAATGATTTCCCATTCCCATCCTGTGTATTTTGAGGCAAATCGCTTAAAACAACTGGAAACCACGGAATCAGAAGGGATTGCGCTGCGGGTGTGGCGAGAGGGTGCGCCTGGGGTAACGGTGGCGTATGGAGAGGTTACCCCAGAAGCCCTGGTGGAACGGGCGTTGGCGTTATGTCCGTTAAATCCTCCTGAAACGATTGAACTGAGCGCGGATCATCGCCAAGTTTATCCCACACAGGGGAATCTTGTCTCTAGAGATGAGTTAGTGACAATCGGGAATGATGCTGTGGCGCAAGTATCTGCTCTTAATTCTAGTGTGATTTGTAGCGGGGAACTGGACTGTGAACAACATACCACTCGTCTTATTAACACACGCGGAACAGATTGTCAATATACCGACATCAATCTTAGTGCTTTTTTCCAAGTGGAATGGGTGCGAGGCGAAGATTTTTTAGGGATTACTGATGGTGTTGAATCGGCGGATCGCCTTGATTTAGAAGCTGTACAGCAACGGATTGCACAGGGGATGAGGTGGGCGCGGGAAACGGTTTCTCCCCCACAAGGGCGCGTTCCCATCATTTTTACTCCTAAATCGGCCCCTCTCTTCTGGGAAATGGTGATTGCTGCCCTCAATGGAAAGCGCGTCTGGGAAGGATCTTCTCCTTGGGCCGATCGCGCAGGGGAACAGGTGATCTCAGATCAAATTACACTGTGGCAAGATCCGACACGGAATCCTGAACGGTGTCCCTTTGATGATGAGGGAACGCCAACCCAACACCTAACTTTAATTGAGAAAGGACAGTTAAAAACATTTTATCGCGATCGCGCGATCGGACGCTTACTGGGAAGCAATAGCACAGGGAATGGGTTTCGTCCCAGTTTAGGGCGTTATCCTACTCCCAGTTTAATCAATTTAATTGTTGCACCTGGAAACGGAACGTTAGAAACTCTCATTTCGCAGTTGGATCAGGGACTGCTGATTGATCAACTCCTCGGAGGCGATACCGATCTCTCAGGAGATTTCTCAGCCAATATTGAACTCGGTTATCGGGTGGAAAAAGGACAGGTTACAGGTCGCGTTAAGGATACGATGGTCGCAGGGAACATTTACACCGCGCTAAATCATCTCCTTGCTTTGGGGGAAGATAGCCAGATTAATGAATCTTATGTTACTCCCTCGGTGATGGTTGATCGGTTATCCGTGGTGAGTTAA
- a CDS encoding glycerate kinase, with product MNSKNFIIPALSKVIDQQGITQEEVVSLAKSRLLSPEPSIQKELDFFPTAYSAIKHYCSDIRLSEADRLDLLWKVWLPLALQIAAKKDQKPSAIIQGILGLQGTGKTTLSTILRLLLNELGYHTVTLSIDDLYKTYADRQQLQKDDPRLVWRGPPGTHDVEIGIELLDQIREGKIPISIPRFDKSAFNGMGDRATPEIIHQPIDILLFEGWFIGVQPVAESVFESPPPPITTEADRQFAKDNNRRLTAYLPLWNRLDGLIILSPVDYRLSQRLRKEAEQKMIAQGKSGMSAAEIDQFVEYFWRSLHPELFITPLIESRRGVDLVIEIDENHLPTKLS from the coding sequence ATGAATTCAAAAAACTTTATAATTCCTGCTCTCAGTAAAGTTATAGACCAGCAAGGGATTACTCAAGAAGAAGTAGTCTCACTAGCAAAATCGCGCTTGCTGTCCCCTGAACCATCTATACAAAAAGAGCTTGATTTTTTTCCTACAGCATACTCAGCAATTAAGCATTATTGTTCTGATATTCGCTTATCAGAAGCAGACCGTTTAGACTTATTGTGGAAAGTGTGGCTTCCTTTAGCCTTACAAATTGCAGCTAAAAAAGACCAGAAACCTTCAGCGATCATCCAAGGAATTCTCGGGCTTCAGGGAACAGGAAAAACTACCCTCTCAACGATTCTGCGTTTACTTTTAAATGAACTGGGATATCATACGGTGACGCTTTCCATTGATGATTTATATAAAACTTATGCTGATCGTCAACAACTACAAAAAGACGATCCAAGATTAGTCTGGAGGGGTCCTCCTGGAACCCATGATGTTGAGATTGGTATTGAATTATTAGACCAAATTCGAGAGGGAAAAATACCCATTTCAATTCCGCGATTTGATAAGTCAGCATTTAATGGAATGGGCGATCGCGCTACGCCAGAAATCATTCACCAACCCATTGATATCTTACTATTTGAAGGCTGGTTTATTGGCGTTCAACCCGTCGCAGAAAGCGTTTTTGAATCGCCACCGCCACCGATTACAACGGAAGCCGATCGTCAGTTTGCAAAAGATAATAATCGTCGTTTAACCGCTTATCTTCCCTTGTGGAATCGTTTAGATGGATTAATTATTTTGTCTCCTGTTGATTACCGTTTGAGTCAAAGATTACGCAAAGAAGCAGAACAAAAAATGATCGCCCAAGGAAAATCAGGAATGAGTGCAGCAGAGATTGATCAGTTTGTGGAATACTTTTGGCGATCGCTGCATCCTGAATTATTTATAACTCCCTTAATCGAAAGTAGGCGAGGGGTCGATCTAGTCATTGAAATTGATGAGAATCATCTCCCAACAAAACTTTCTTAA
- a CDS encoding type II toxin-antitoxin system VapC family toxin, whose product MKVLLDTNICIYIIKKQPPSVLERLQDYQVGEICISTITLYELMYGVYKSQLLEVNRQAIRQFVSPLEVLPFDEGAADWCGYIRAILEQEGKIIGPMDLQIAAIALSYSLTLITNNEKEFKRIKQLNVENWIKL is encoded by the coding sequence ATGAAAGTTTTATTAGACACTAATATCTGCATCTACATTATCAAAAAGCAACCTCCATCTGTGCTAGAACGACTCCAAGACTATCAAGTTGGAGAGATTTGTATATCAACGATTACTCTTTATGAATTGATGTATGGGGTTTATAAAAGTCAACTTTTGGAGGTCAATCGACAAGCAATCCGTCAGTTTGTTTCTCCTCTGGAAGTTTTACCGTTTGATGAAGGTGCTGCCGATTGGTGTGGCTATATCCGCGCGATCTTAGAACAAGAAGGAAAAATCATTGGACCGATGGATTTACAAATTGCTGCTATAGCACTTTCATATAGTTTAACTTTGATCACTAATAATGAAAAAGAATTTAAACGGATTAAGCAGTTAAATGTAGAAAACTGGATTAAATTGTGA
- a CDS encoding antitoxin, with amino-acid sequence MQYTRLSKHGYSQEVRIPRDYRLSGKRVKISRYGRGLLIEPVSEGFDDLLDSLELFSEDFLEERPEQLPFDTREDMF; translated from the coding sequence ATGCAATATACACGTCTTTCTAAGCATGGGTATTCCCAAGAAGTTAGAATTCCACGAGATTATCGACTTTCTGGAAAGCGAGTGAAAATTTCTCGATATGGGAGAGGACTTCTCATTGAACCTGTCTCGGAGGGGTTTGATGACCTGCTGGATTCACTAGAGTTATTTTCAGAAGATTTTCTGGAAGAACGTCCCGAACAACTTCCTTTTGATACTAGGGAAGATATGTTTTGA
- the dxs gene encoding 1-deoxy-D-xylulose-5-phosphate synthase has product MHISEITHPNQLHGLSIRELETIARQIREKHLETVSTSGGHLGPGLGVVELTLGLYQTLDLDRDKVIWDVGHQAYPHKMITGRYHNFHTLRQKDGIAGYLKRCESPFDHFGAGHASTSISAGLGMALARDAKGEEFKVVSVIGDGALTGGMALEAINHAGHLPKTNLMVVLNDNEMSISPNVGAISRYLNKVRLSPPMQFLSDNLEEQFKHLPFFGESLTPEMERVKEGMKRLAVPKVGAVIEELGFKYFGPIDGHNLSELIHTFRQAEQVTGPVLVHVATTKGKGYAIAEKDQVGYHAQSAFNIATGKAQPSSKPKPPKYCKVFAHTLTKLAESNPKIIGITAAMATGTGLDKLQQKLPDQYVDVGIAEQHAVTLAAGLACEGMRPVAAIYSTFLQRAYDQIIHDVCIQNLPVFFCLDRAGIVGADGPTHQGMYDIAYLRCLPNMVVMAPKDEAELQRMTVTGINYTDGAIAMRYPRGNGIGVPLMEEGWEPIEIGKGEILRNGDDILLLGYGTMVSTAMQAAEILSEHGIEATVVNSRFVKPLDTDLIFPLAQKIGRVATLEEGCLMGGFGSAVTEAFMDNNILVPVKRFGVPDQLVDHAKPEEAIADLGLNSSQIAEQVLSTFFQQETPTSAVVK; this is encoded by the coding sequence ATGCACATTAGCGAAATTACCCATCCGAACCAGTTGCACGGTTTATCCATTCGTGAATTGGAAACCATCGCCCGACAAATTCGGGAAAAACATCTGGAAACGGTTTCCACCAGTGGCGGACACCTTGGACCCGGTTTAGGCGTGGTTGAACTAACCCTCGGCTTATATCAAACTCTAGATTTAGACCGCGATAAAGTGATTTGGGATGTGGGACACCAAGCCTATCCCCATAAGATGATTACAGGACGGTATCATAATTTCCATACCCTACGCCAAAAAGATGGCATTGCTGGCTATCTCAAACGCTGTGAAAGCCCTTTTGACCATTTTGGGGCTGGACACGCCTCCACAAGCATTTCTGCGGGGTTAGGAATGGCTTTAGCGCGAGATGCCAAAGGCGAAGAGTTTAAGGTCGTTTCTGTCATCGGTGATGGCGCTTTAACGGGTGGTATGGCGTTAGAAGCCATTAACCATGCAGGACATTTACCCAAAACGAATTTAATGGTGGTGTTGAATGATAATGAGATGTCGATTTCTCCTAATGTGGGGGCGATTTCTCGTTATCTGAATAAGGTGCGCTTATCCCCACCGATGCAGTTTTTAAGCGACAATTTAGAAGAACAATTTAAACATTTACCTTTCTTTGGCGAATCTTTAACCCCTGAAATGGAACGAGTCAAAGAAGGGATGAAACGGTTGGCTGTTCCCAAAGTGGGCGCGGTGATTGAAGAATTAGGCTTTAAATATTTTGGTCCCATTGATGGACATAACTTAAGTGAGTTAATTCATACTTTCAGACAGGCGGAACAAGTGACTGGTCCTGTGTTAGTCCATGTGGCGACGACGAAAGGAAAAGGTTACGCGATCGCGGAAAAAGACCAAGTGGGATATCATGCCCAAAGTGCGTTTAACATCGCGACGGGTAAAGCCCAGCCCTCTAGCAAACCGAAACCGCCGAAATATTGTAAAGTTTTTGCCCATACTCTCACCAAACTTGCAGAAAGTAATCCCAAAATTATCGGGATTACCGCAGCAATGGCGACGGGAACTGGTTTAGATAAACTCCAGCAAAAACTCCCTGATCAGTATGTGGATGTGGGGATTGCGGAACAACACGCGGTTACTCTGGCTGCAGGTCTAGCTTGCGAAGGAATGCGCCCTGTGGCTGCAATTTACTCCACGTTTCTACAACGGGCGTATGACCAGATTATTCATGATGTCTGTATTCAAAACTTACCCGTTTTCTTCTGTTTAGATCGCGCGGGAATTGTTGGTGCCGATGGCCCCACTCACCAAGGTATGTATGATATTGCTTATCTGCGCTGTCTTCCGAATATGGTCGTAATGGCCCCGAAAGATGAAGCAGAATTACAACGGATGACGGTGACTGGGATTAATTATACCGATGGCGCGATCGCGATGCGTTATCCTCGTGGCAATGGCATTGGTGTTCCCCTCATGGAAGAAGGCTGGGAGCCGATTGAAATTGGCAAAGGCGAAATTCTCCGCAATGGAGATGATATTCTGCTCTTAGGCTATGGAACTATGGTTTCTACAGCAATGCAAGCTGCTGAAATTCTCAGTGAACACGGCATTGAAGCCACTGTCGTCAATTCTCGTTTCGTTAAGCCCTTAGATACCGATTTAATCTTCCCTCTCGCGCAAAAAATTGGGCGCGTCGCCACCTTAGAAGAAGGGTGTTTAATGGGTGGCTTTGGGTCAGCCGTAACGGAAGCCTTCATGGACAACAATATTTTAGTCCCTGTGAAGCGCTTTGGCGTTCCCGATCAGTTAGTGGATCATGCGAAACCTGAAGAAGCGATCGCTGATTTAGGATTAAATAGTTCTCAAATTGCAGAACAAGTTTTATCCACTTTCTTCCAACAGGAAACACCCACCTCAGCAGTTGTTAAATAG
- a CDS encoding ABC transporter ATP-binding protein, with the protein MDSVTSQPNISPVDQEAPRVVQTWELKKVYRTGFWLNQTVESLKGCSLTVYEGETFGLLGPNGAGKTTLLKILLGIVRRSSGRAVLLGKPIGDRAVKQKLGYLPENPYLYDYLTAWEFLQFTAGLFQIPASTQKQRIPELIDQVGLDRKTAKKKQMRQYSKGMLQRVGMAQALINDPEVVFLDEPMSGLDPIGRYQMRQIILHLKERGKTIFFNSHVLADVEQICDRVAILAQGEIIASGSLNELLGSEDTYQVVGIGGNPEKLKQWVSNLDFQENRWSGQLLTHHNLDHFLAQVAHSNGKILQLKLARMSLEDFFLQELHKKGIQTSK; encoded by the coding sequence ATGGATTCAGTCACCTCTCAACCGAACATCTCTCCTGTTGACCAAGAAGCCCCTCGCGTTGTTCAAACTTGGGAACTGAAAAAAGTCTATCGCACTGGATTCTGGTTAAATCAAACTGTTGAATCTTTAAAAGGGTGTAGTCTGACTGTTTATGAAGGGGAAACCTTCGGCTTGCTTGGCCCCAATGGTGCTGGGAAAACAACCCTCTTAAAAATTTTGTTGGGTATTGTCCGACGGAGTTCGGGACGCGCTGTTTTATTAGGAAAACCCATTGGCGATCGCGCTGTAAAACAAAAATTAGGGTATCTCCCCGAAAATCCCTATCTCTACGATTATCTTACCGCTTGGGAGTTCCTTCAATTTACAGCAGGGCTTTTTCAAATTCCTGCTAGCACCCAAAAGCAACGGATTCCCGAACTGATTGATCAAGTGGGATTAGACCGCAAGACAGCGAAAAAGAAACAAATGCGCCAATACTCCAAGGGGATGTTACAACGAGTTGGGATGGCACAAGCTCTGATCAATGATCCCGAAGTGGTATTCTTAGATGAACCAATGTCAGGTTTAGACCCCATTGGACGTTATCAAATGCGTCAGATTATCTTACATCTCAAAGAACGAGGAAAAACCATCTTTTTTAATTCTCATGTTTTAGCCGATGTCGAACAAATCTGCGATCGCGTTGCTATTTTAGCTCAAGGAGAAATTATTGCCTCTGGTTCTCTCAATGAACTCTTAGGAAGTGAAGACACCTATCAAGTCGTTGGAATCGGGGGAAATCCAGAGAAGTTAAAACAATGGGTGAGTAACCTTGACTTTCAAGAAAATCGTTGGTCTGGTCAACTCCTCACCCACCACAATCTTGATCATTTTTTAGCACAAGTGGCTCATAGCAATGGCAAAATTTTACAATTAAAGCTAGCGCGAATGTCTCTAGAAGACTTTTTCTTGCAAGAGTTACATAAAAAAGGGATTCAAACCAGTAAGTAG